One window of the Triticum dicoccoides isolate Atlit2015 ecotype Zavitan chromosome 3B, WEW_v2.0, whole genome shotgun sequence genome contains the following:
- the LOC119278882 gene encoding ankyrin repeat-containing protein At5g02620-like translates to MSNLEDEDHLLGASSNGGCDEVLVENVNIHQPQEVTASGSTPGDIEMQHLEVTLSSENSQAQDSPEFMRSMGRRLRAIDLLPRCPNGPVGDIDKKMLEAAMSGDVRLLRSTCSRNSWSLFQTTPQGNNCLHIAAMRGHLMFFTSAWQLQKPLVLAVNSNGQTALMVAVIHGFPDIVTHTVSLLRGQQVLEEALLVADDAGYNVLHHAIRCGYQDLALKLIGEAPELSKAISRMDESPMYIATLKNYKEIFEQLIVITDSADCGQHGNNALHAAVRNGNEDIVKTIMEHRPSMAKVEDSVGISPVRLSVITCRTEVLRVFLKTDFLLGYEISNAGQPLLVSAASHGAIDVAKELLLHCPDAPYENSTTGVTCLHEAIVSEHEEFLNFIICAPQLRALINLRDKEGKTALHHAVLKCRPKLVGSILSHKDIDISILDEEGHSAAWELKYAYSEAKTLEWNEICMLLSKADPRDSFSIHFLQKEARINAVNASRLDSKSLSKTYTSNTAIIATLIATITFAALFTVPGGYSSDPGSAGQPVYSRSQIIFLISDALAMFSSF, encoded by the exons ATGTCTAACCTTGAAGACGAGGATCACCTGCTGGGTGCCAGCAGCAATGGAGGATGCGATGAGGTGTTGGTAGAGAATGTCAATATCCATCAACCGCAG GAGGTCACGGCATCTGGTTCAACTCCTGGAGATATAGAAATGCAACATCTAGAGGTCACACTGTCCAGTGAGAATTCTCAGGCTCAAGACAGTCCAGAGTTCATGCGTTCCATGGGTAGGAGGCTGAGGGCTATAGATTTACTACCCAGGTGTCCGAATGGGCCGGTAGGTGATATTGATAAGAAAATGCTAGAAGCAGCCATGTCAGGTGATGTCCGGTTGTTGAGGAGCACTTGCAGCAGAAACTCTTGGAGTTTGTTTCAAACTACTCCACAAGGAAATAATTGTCTCCATATTGCTGCTATGCGTGGGCATCTCATGTTCTTCACCTCTGCTTGGCAGCTCCAGAAGCCACTTGTTCTTGCTGTGAACAGTAATGGGCAGACTGCATTGATGGTTGCTGTAATTCATGGGTTTCCTGATATTGTTACACATACAGTTTCACTTTTGAGAGGTCAACAAGTTTTGGAAGAAGCTCTATTGGTAGCCGATGATGCTGGATACAATGTGTTACATCATGCTATAAGATGTGGGTATCAGGACCTAGCACTAAAGCTGATTGGGGAAGCTCCCGAGTTGTCCAAAGCGATAAGCAGAATGGATGAATCACCAATGTATATTGCCACACTCAAGAATTACAAGGAAATTTTTGAGCAGCTTATCGTTATTACAGACTCTGCTGACTGCGGTCAACATGGCAACAATGCCTTGCATGCAGCTGTGAGAAATGGAAATGAAG ACATTGTGAAAACAATCATGGAGCATCGCCCATCGATGGCAAAAGTTGAGGACAGTGTTGGGATATCTCCAGTGAGATTGTCAGTGATCACTTGTAGAACTGAGGTTCTTCGAGTATTTCTGAAGACGGATTTCTTGCTTGGGTATGAAATTAGCAATGCAGGCCAACCTCTCCTTGTATCAGCGGCTTCGCATGGTGCAATTGATGTAGCTAAAGAGCTGCTCCTACATTGCCCTGACGCTCCATATGAGAACAGTACCACTGGAGTGACCTGTCTTCACGAAGCTATTGTTTCAGAGCACGAAGAGTTCTTAAACTTTATTATATGTGCCCCGCAGCTGCGCGCTCTCATCAACCTGCGTGACAAGGAGGGGAAGACAGCGCTTCATCACGCTGTTCTCAAATGCAGGCCTAAATTGGTTGGAAGTATATTATCCCACAAGGATATTGACATTTCTATACTTGATGAGGAGGGTCACTCTGCCGCATGGGAACTGAAGTATGCGTACAGCGAGGCGAAAACACTCGAATGG AATGAGATCTGCATGCTTCTTTCAAAGGCTGATCCTCGCGATAGCTTCTCCATCCATTTTTTGCAAAAGGAAGCGAGGATAAACGCAGTCAATGCATCTAGATTGGATTCAAAGTCATTGAGCAAGACCTACACAAGTAATACAGCGATCATTGCGACTCTTATCGCCACTATCACGTTTGCAGCCTTGTTCACGGTGCCCGGTGGCTATAGCTCAGACCCGGGAAGCGCAGGTCAGCCGGTTTACTCCAGGAGTCAGATCATATTCTTGATATCTGATGCACTGGCGATGTTCTCTTCTTTTTAG